A single genomic interval of Psychroserpens sp. NJDZ02 harbors:
- the rocD gene encoding ornithine--oxo-acid transaminase, whose amino-acid sequence MAVLNQLTSQEAMDLENKYGAHNYHPLPVVLSKGEGVFVWDVEGKKYYDFLSAYSAVNQGHCHPKIVGAMVKQAQTLTLTSRAFYNDMLGKFEKFATETFNYDKLLPMNTGAEAVETALKLCRKWAYEVKGIDENEAEIVVCENNFHGRTTTIISFSNDPVARKNFGPYTNGFIKIEYDNLKALEEVLTSNKNVAGFLVEPIQGEAGVYVPSEGYLAKAKALCQKHNVLFIADEVQTGIGRTGRLLATCGNCTCSDKHCSGTPEVKADILILGKALSGGAYPVSAVLANDDIMNVIKPGNHGSTFGGNPVAAAIGTAALEVIKDEKLAQNAFDLGELFRSELSKFIETSNIVNTVRGKGLLNAIIINDTEDSDTAWNICMALRDNGLLAKPTHGNIIRFAPPLVMTKEQLLDCVGIITKTLKQFEK is encoded by the coding sequence ATGGCTGTTTTAAACCAATTAACGTCGCAAGAAGCGATGGACTTAGAAAACAAATACGGAGCACACAATTACCACCCACTACCTGTTGTATTAAGCAAAGGAGAAGGTGTTTTTGTTTGGGATGTAGAAGGAAAAAAATATTACGATTTTTTATCTGCATATTCTGCAGTAAATCAGGGACATTGTCACCCGAAAATTGTTGGTGCAATGGTAAAACAAGCACAAACATTGACTTTAACGTCTCGTGCTTTTTATAATGACATGTTAGGTAAATTTGAAAAATTTGCGACAGAGACATTTAACTACGATAAATTATTACCAATGAATACTGGTGCTGAAGCAGTTGAGACGGCTTTAAAACTATGTAGAAAATGGGCTTATGAGGTTAAAGGGATTGACGAAAATGAGGCAGAAATTGTGGTTTGCGAAAACAATTTTCACGGGCGTACAACTACTATTATATCATTTTCTAATGATCCAGTAGCCCGTAAAAACTTTGGACCATATACTAATGGATTTATTAAAATTGAATATGATAATCTTAAAGCATTAGAAGAGGTCTTAACTAGTAATAAAAATGTTGCAGGATTCTTGGTAGAACCTATTCAGGGAGAAGCAGGGGTTTATGTACCAAGTGAAGGTTATTTAGCAAAAGCTAAAGCATTATGCCAAAAACACAATGTATTATTTATTGCGGACGAAGTGCAAACAGGTATTGGTAGAACAGGACGTTTATTAGCGACTTGTGGTAACTGTACTTGTTCTGATAAGCACTGTTCTGGTACTCCAGAAGTGAAAGCTGATATTTTAATTTTAGGAAAAGCGTTATCAGGAGGGGCTTACCCAGTAAGTGCTGTATTGGCTAATGATGACATCATGAATGTTATTAAGCCAGGAAATCATGGTAGTACTTTTGGTGGAAATCCTGTTGCTGCAGCAATTGGTACAGCTGCATTAGAAGTTATTAAAGATGAAAAGTTAGCACAAAATGCTTTTGATTTAGGTGAATTATTTAGAAGTGAATTATCTAAGTTTATTGAAACTTCAAATATCGTTAACACAGTTAGAGGTAAAGGGTTATTAAATGCTATTATAATTAACGATACAGAGGATAGCGATACAGCTTGGAATATATGTATGGCTTTACGTGATAATGGATTATTGGCTAAACCAACACATGGAAATATCATTCGTTTTGCTCCACCTTTAGTAATGACTAAAGAACAATTATTAGATTGTGTAGGTATTATTACAAAAACTCTGAAGCAGTTTGAAAAATAA
- a CDS encoding T9SS type A sorting domain-containing protein — translation MKKNLLYALLVCPIYLSLAQLTVRNDAYIFVDGTGFDDSVADVAPIFVENNINLQEANSSIYLRNEGQIIQGTGATGNSGLGKLSVYQEGTVNNYAYNYWASPVGNVSVNTTGNSTFIPNQNIYDITDITNSVIAGYATTGYNGTSAPLNIESYWLWKFNPGADYSAWDYVGASGFVDAGYGFTMKGTVGSTPIAGQQYDFRGKPNAGEINTDIVLGQETLIGNPYPSAMDARDFIHDPNNSLLLDAGTLYYWEQDQTITSHTLTAYRGGYGAYTINASGTVDSYVAPPFDAYNSDGSLNTSGSAATSGKEARRYIPIGQGFMVKGAATGTLLTSDSHRVFYKKTGGQSEFYRTAESNTEDNTARHTIVYDSNGLQILPEDFKRFRLNVDFGSLYTRQLLHNFHQTASSDFDYGLESKIYGALSADANWIQNNEPYVTKADNYQVDLKIPLNLNLDAQQVINFRLSDIQNFDSSQPIYLHDIENNLYVDLRQQDYQLNLPIGSYATRFEITFEEANTLSTDEFAENNFNVLQNNTISELVVLNPNNLDINTIELYDISGKLVFSKQVKNTNTRLSYSTKNLSDGVYLVKTILSNSNVTTKKVIVANKK, via the coding sequence ATGAAAAAAAACTTATTATACGCCCTACTCGTATGCCCTATATACTTGAGTTTAGCGCAACTGACAGTCAGAAACGACGCCTATATTTTTGTAGACGGAACTGGTTTCGACGATAGTGTAGCAGATGTTGCTCCGATATTTGTTGAGAACAACATTAACCTGCAAGAAGCAAATAGCAGTATTTATTTAAGAAATGAAGGACAAATTATCCAAGGTACTGGAGCAACTGGAAATTCTGGATTAGGAAAACTAAGTGTTTACCAAGAAGGAACCGTTAATAATTATGCTTATAATTATTGGGCTTCACCCGTAGGTAACGTTTCAGTGAATACAACAGGTAATTCTACTTTTATTCCCAATCAAAATATTTATGATATTACTGATATAACCAATAGTGTTATAGCTGGTTATGCGACCACTGGATATAACGGAACCAGTGCACCTCTAAATATAGAAAGCTATTGGCTTTGGAAATTTAATCCAGGAGCCGATTACAGCGCATGGGATTATGTTGGTGCCTCAGGATTTGTAGATGCTGGTTATGGTTTTACAATGAAAGGAACCGTTGGTTCTACCCCAATTGCCGGACAACAGTATGATTTTAGAGGAAAGCCAAATGCAGGCGAAATTAACACAGATATAGTTTTAGGACAAGAAACCTTAATCGGTAATCCTTATCCTTCTGCTATGGATGCACGTGATTTTATACATGATCCTAACAATAGTCTTTTACTAGATGCTGGAACTTTATATTATTGGGAACAAGATCAAACTATAACCTCTCACACTTTAACAGCTTACAGAGGTGGTTATGGTGCTTATACTATAAACGCTTCAGGAACTGTAGATTCCTACGTTGCTCCTCCTTTTGACGCCTATAATTCTGATGGCTCTTTAAATACTAGCGGTTCGGCAGCAACGTCAGGAAAAGAAGCCAGACGATACATACCTATTGGTCAAGGTTTCATGGTTAAAGGAGCTGCTACAGGAACACTTTTAACGTCTGATAGTCATCGTGTTTTCTATAAAAAAACGGGAGGACAAAGTGAATTTTATAGAACAGCAGAAAGTAATACTGAAGATAATACGGCTCGTCATACTATTGTATACGATTCTAATGGTCTTCAAATATTACCAGAAGACTTTAAAAGATTTAGATTAAATGTAGATTTTGGATCGCTTTATACAAGACAACTACTTCATAATTTTCATCAAACAGCCTCTTCAGACTTTGATTATGGTTTAGAAAGTAAAATCTATGGAGCTTTAAGTGCTGATGCTAACTGGATTCAAAACAATGAGCCTTATGTTACTAAAGCAGATAATTATCAAGTAGATTTAAAGATTCCTTTAAATTTAAATTTAGATGCACAGCAGGTCATAAATTTCAGATTAAGTGATATACAAAATTTTGATTCGTCTCAACCAATATACTTGCATGACATAGAAAATAATCTTTATGTGGACTTAAGACAACAAGATTATCAACTTAATTTACCTATTGGTAGTTATGCTACTAGATTTGAAATCACTTTTGAAGAAGCTAACACCTTATCAACGGATGAGTTTGCCGAAAACAATTTTAACGTATTACAAAATAATACGATATCAGAATTAGTAGTCCTTAATCCTAATAATTTAGATATTAATACTATTGAATTATATGACATCTCTGGTAAATTAGTATTTAGTAAACAAGTTAAAAATACAAATACACGACTAAGTTACTCTACTAAAAACCTTAGTGATGGTGTATATCTTGTAAAAACGATATTATCTAATAGTAACGTAACGACTAAAAAAGTAATTGTTGCTAATAAAAAATAA
- a CDS encoding Smr/MutS family protein, translating into MKLKIGDKVDVLDDALSGVIMSIKGETITIETEDGFDLEFKVSELVKTKSATLRNNVFDSASIRQVLSEKTEKKRHSTTKVKAKERYEPMMEVDLHLHKLVDHERGMTSYDKLTIQLDTARHKLEFAIKKRIQKIVFIHGVGEGVLKMELETLFSRYDNVKYYEADYKKYGLGATEVYIMQNRNS; encoded by the coding sequence ATGAAATTAAAAATTGGTGATAAAGTAGATGTTTTAGATGATGCACTTTCTGGTGTAATAATGTCCATTAAGGGCGAGACTATTACTATTGAAACTGAGGATGGATTTGATCTTGAATTTAAGGTTTCAGAACTGGTAAAAACTAAATCCGCAACGCTTAGAAATAATGTGTTTGATTCGGCATCTATACGTCAAGTATTATCTGAGAAGACAGAAAAAAAACGACATTCTACAACCAAGGTTAAAGCAAAGGAACGTTATGAGCCAATGATGGAAGTGGATTTACATCTACATAAATTAGTGGATCATGAAAGAGGTATGACTAGTTATGATAAATTGACTATTCAATTAGATACTGCTAGACATAAGTTAGAATTTGCTATCAAAAAACGAATTCAAAAAATTGTATTTATACACGGCGTTGGAGAAGGTGTTTTAAAAATGGAACTTGAGACCTTATTTAGTAGATACGACAATGTCAAATACTACGAAGCCGACTATAAAAAATATGGTTTAGGCGCCACAGAGGTTTATATTATGCAAAATCGTAATTCTTAA
- a CDS encoding cysteine desulfurase family protein: protein MKPIYFDNAATTQLRPEVIDKMTKMMHESYGNASSTHSFGRSAKALVEQARKTVAKYLNVSASEIVFTSGGTEADNLVLLSAVRDLGVKNIITSRIEHHAVLHTVEQLEREYGITLNYVDLDKDGHVDYTHLEQLLQSPDKTLVSLMHVNNEIGNILDMKRVGDLCKQNQALFHSDTVQSVGHYELDLQDISIDFMAVSGHKFHGPKGVGFAFIRKHSGLKPLIFGGEQERGHRAGTESVHNIVGLEEALKWSYDNLEEEKRYITDLKTYFIQQLEANFPGVGFNGDSANFERSTYTVLNVCLPIAEEKALILLFQLDLKGIACSKGSACQSGSSKGSHVLSQILSEADLLKASLRFSFSRYNTKEEIDYVIDVLKEFI from the coding sequence ATGAAACCAATATATTTTGATAATGCAGCGACTACCCAATTAAGACCAGAAGTTATTGATAAAATGACTAAAATGATGCATGAGTCTTATGGTAACGCATCTTCTACACATAGTTTTGGGCGCTCTGCGAAAGCATTGGTTGAACAGGCTAGAAAAACGGTTGCTAAGTATTTAAATGTGTCCGCTTCAGAGATTGTGTTTACTTCGGGAGGTACGGAAGCAGATAACTTGGTTTTATTAAGTGCTGTTAGGGATTTAGGTGTAAAAAATATAATAACGTCTAGAATAGAGCATCATGCCGTGTTGCATACTGTAGAGCAGTTGGAGCGTGAATATGGTATCACTCTTAACTATGTAGATTTAGATAAGGACGGTCATGTAGATTATACACATTTAGAACAATTATTGCAATCTCCAGATAAGACATTAGTTAGTTTAATGCATGTTAATAATGAAATTGGTAATATTTTAGATATGAAGCGTGTAGGTGATTTGTGTAAGCAAAATCAAGCGTTATTCCATAGTGATACGGTGCAGTCTGTAGGACATTATGAATTAGATTTACAAGATATCTCCATAGATTTTATGGCTGTAAGTGGGCATAAATTTCATGGACCAAAAGGGGTTGGATTTGCTTTTATTAGAAAGCATTCAGGGCTTAAACCATTAATTTTTGGAGGCGAGCAAGAGCGTGGTCATCGCGCTGGTACAGAGTCGGTGCATAATATTGTTGGTTTAGAAGAGGCTTTAAAATGGTCTTATGATAATTTAGAAGAAGAAAAAAGATACATCACAGATCTTAAAACCTATTTTATACAACAATTAGAAGCTAATTTTCCAGGTGTTGGTTTTAATGGTGATTCTGCTAATTTTGAAAGAAGTACGTACACTGTTTTAAATGTCTGTTTACCAATAGCTGAAGAAAAAGCATTGATTTTATTATTTCAGTTAGACTTAAAAGGTATAGCCTGTTCTAAAGGTAGTGCGTGTCAAAGTGGAAGCTCAAAAGGGAGTCATGTACTGTCTCAAATTTTAAGTGAAGCCGACCTTTTAAAAGCGTCATTACGTTTTTCTTTTAGTAGGTATAATACAAAAGAGGAGATAGATTATGTTATTGACGTGTTAAAAGAATTTATTTAA
- a CDS encoding alpha/beta fold hydrolase, translating to MLNYSTYLNANSTQWVTFVHGAGGSSSIWFKQIRDFKAEFNVLILDLRGHGASKPRLKDTFKSKYTFDSITNDILEVINHLKIEASHFVGISLGTILIRNLAEKHPDRVQSMIMGGAIMKLNFRSQILIKLGVIFKSVVPYMLLYRFFAFIIMPKKNHKKSRSLFVNEAKKLYQKEFIRWFKLTSEINPLLRFFRAKDIKIPTLYVMGAEDHLFLPSIKDIVKSHSTSILYVVEKCGHVVNVEQPLLFNKTSLDFLKSRIVVN from the coding sequence TTGCTAAACTATTCTACTTACTTAAATGCTAATTCTACGCAATGGGTGACTTTTGTCCATGGAGCAGGAGGGAGTAGTTCTATTTGGTTTAAGCAAATTAGAGATTTTAAAGCCGAATTTAACGTCCTGATTTTAGATCTTCGTGGTCACGGAGCTAGTAAGCCAAGATTAAAAGATACGTTTAAGTCTAAATATACTTTTGATTCTATTACCAATGACATACTTGAGGTTATTAATCATTTAAAGATTGAAGCTTCTCATTTTGTGGGTATTTCTTTAGGGACTATTTTAATAAGAAACCTAGCAGAAAAACATCCCGATCGTGTGCAAAGCATGATTATGGGAGGCGCTATAATGAAATTGAATTTTAGATCACAAATCTTGATCAAATTAGGGGTGATTTTTAAGAGTGTTGTGCCATACATGTTATTGTATCGTTTTTTTGCGTTTATTATAATGCCTAAAAAAAATCATAAAAAATCTCGATCCTTATTTGTTAACGAAGCCAAAAAATTATATCAAAAAGAATTTATTAGGTGGTTTAAGTTAACCTCAGAGATTAATCCTTTACTTCGCTTTTTTAGGGCAAAAGATATCAAAATACCAACGTTGTATGTGATGGGGGCAGAGGACCACTTATTTTTACCTTCCATAAAGGATATTGTAAAGTCACATTCTACCTCTATATTATATGTGGTGGAAAAATGTGGTCACGTGGTCAATGTGGAGCAGCCTTTACTATTTAACAAAACAAGTTTGGACTTTCTTAAAAGTAGGATAGTAGTTAACTAG
- a CDS encoding Lacal_2735 family protein, giving the protein MFGLFKKKSALDKLQDQYKKLLEESYKLSTTNRSESDKKQAEAQAILEQIEAIQKN; this is encoded by the coding sequence ATGTTTGGATTATTTAAAAAGAAAAGCGCATTAGATAAACTTCAGGATCAGTATAAAAAGCTTTTAGAAGAATCTTACAAACTATCAACGACTAACAGGAGCGAAAGTGATAAAAAACAAGCCGAAGCACAAGCTATTCTTGAACAAATAGAAGCTATTCAAAAAAACTAG
- a CDS encoding DUF2306 domain-containing protein, whose translation MSYTTLMYLHLATILPAFVLGTLSFILKKGTVTHKIIGRIYMILMFLTAIITLFMPSFIGPQLFNHFGWIHLFSLLTLYTVPTAYTAIKKGQVRRHKLKMIGLYVGAMLIAGAFTFVPGRYMHTLFFT comes from the coding sequence ATGTCTTATACTACATTAATGTACCTTCATTTAGCCACCATACTCCCTGCTTTTGTATTAGGAACACTTAGTTTTATTCTCAAAAAAGGAACGGTTACTCATAAAATAATTGGTCGGATTTATATGATACTAATGTTTTTAACCGCCATCATTACTTTATTTATGCCGTCGTTTATTGGCCCGCAATTATTTAATCATTTTGGTTGGATACATCTATTTAGTCTCTTAACCCTTTATACAGTACCTACTGCATACACTGCCATTAAAAAAGGCCAGGTAAGACGTCATAAACTAAAAATGATTGGCTTATACGTTGGTGCAATGCTTATTGCTGGTGCTTTTACTTTTGTACCAGGACGTTATATGCACACCTTATTTTTTACTTAA
- a CDS encoding carboxypeptidase-like regulatory domain-containing protein: MDRPNYTIKLIAFLFPLFCLAQTGTIKGVILNEFNQPVDAVNIKSGQFGTQTNANGFFEIKITANTEVKVIFSHVSHKNITATFNLKNGETLEFNPVLKENVEQISTVVINGRKRKDVEGIVNIDPETLTKIPGAQAGIENLLKTLPGVSSNNELSTQYSVRGGNYDENLVYVNGIEVYRPFLIRSGQQEGLSFVNSDLVQNVDFSAGGFQAKYGDKLSSVLDITYRKPTGTGVAVDVSLLGASVAIETVSQDSKFTGIVGLRYRDNSLLVNAKETETNFKPTFADVQSYLTYQFTDKLEVSFLGNASLNKYDYTPLTRQTNFGTLDDPQALVVQYEGQEKDRYQTLFGALSANYDVNDDLSIALVTSTYHTTEEEYFDILAQYALGEVNSNIGDENLGEVEFTEGIGSQLNHGRNDLDALITNVEAKGTYTKDENEFKFSIKYTSEDIRDRLVEWEVIDSAGFYINPPNSDTFNDQPYTPYEGPLEAYQDVRSSNNTTINRLQAYVQWSKRSTIGEHDVWYNAGVRSHSWTVNDEATNQNVSQNVFSPRAQFSIKPNWSKDMLFRVSGGLYYQPPFYRELRNQEGVVQADVKAQKSVHLVLGNDYSFKMWDRPFKLTSEAYYKKMTDVNPYTLENVRIRYSATNNAEAYAYGLDLRLNGEFVPGTESWFSFGYLKTEENINDRGYIARPTDQRLKFAALFQDYVPNIPGMKMYLNLVYNTGLPGGSPSYADPYIFQSRLPDYKRADIGFQFVLVDKNKQFNSGWKKAFKELSLGFEIFNVFDVQNSITNTWVRDVYTKGQNAIPNYLTPRVFNVRTTMRF, encoded by the coding sequence TTGGACAGACCTAACTATACCATAAAATTAATTGCCTTTTTATTTCCGCTATTTTGTTTAGCACAAACAGGAACTATTAAAGGCGTTATTTTAAACGAATTTAATCAACCTGTAGACGCAGTAAACATTAAAAGTGGCCAATTTGGTACACAAACCAACGCCAATGGTTTTTTCGAAATTAAAATTACAGCAAACACTGAGGTCAAAGTTATATTCTCTCATGTATCTCATAAAAACATTACGGCGACTTTTAATCTTAAAAATGGAGAAACATTAGAATTTAATCCTGTTTTAAAAGAAAATGTAGAACAAATCTCTACCGTAGTTATTAATGGTCGAAAAAGAAAAGATGTCGAAGGTATTGTCAATATTGACCCCGAAACTTTAACCAAAATTCCTGGGGCCCAAGCTGGTATTGAAAACCTATTAAAAACACTTCCCGGAGTTAGTAGTAATAACGAGTTAAGTACGCAATACTCTGTAAGAGGTGGTAATTATGATGAAAACCTAGTTTATGTAAACGGTATTGAAGTCTATAGACCATTTTTAATTCGTTCTGGACAACAAGAGGGTTTAAGTTTTGTTAATTCTGATTTAGTCCAAAATGTAGATTTTTCAGCTGGAGGGTTTCAAGCTAAATATGGTGACAAATTATCCTCTGTTTTAGATATTACCTATCGCAAACCTACTGGCACCGGTGTTGCTGTGGATGTTAGTTTATTAGGTGCAAGTGTGGCTATAGAAACTGTTAGTCAAGATTCCAAATTTACAGGAATAGTTGGTCTGCGCTATAGAGACAATAGCTTATTAGTAAATGCAAAAGAAACGGAAACCAACTTCAAACCGACTTTTGCCGATGTCCAAAGTTATTTAACCTATCAATTTACGGATAAATTAGAGGTTAGTTTTTTAGGTAATGCTTCACTTAACAAGTATGATTATACACCGCTAACAAGACAAACTAATTTTGGGACTTTAGATGATCCACAAGCTTTAGTTGTACAATATGAAGGTCAAGAAAAAGATAGGTATCAAACGTTATTTGGTGCTTTAAGTGCCAACTATGATGTTAATGACGATTTATCCATAGCTTTAGTGACTTCGACTTACCACACTACAGAAGAAGAATATTTTGACATCCTAGCACAATATGCTTTAGGAGAAGTTAATAGTAATATTGGAGATGAAAATTTAGGTGAAGTTGAATTTACCGAAGGTATTGGTAGTCAATTAAATCATGGTCGTAACGATTTAGATGCTTTAATCACCAATGTTGAAGCCAAAGGAACTTATACTAAAGATGAAAACGAATTCAAATTCTCTATTAAATATACCAGCGAAGACATAAGAGATCGTCTAGTAGAATGGGAAGTTATTGATTCTGCAGGATTTTACATTAACCCTCCAAATTCTGATACGTTTAATGATCAACCTTACACACCTTACGAAGGTCCATTAGAAGCTTATCAAGATGTTAGATCAAGCAACAACACAACAATAAATAGACTGCAAGCATACGTACAATGGAGCAAGCGTAGTACAATTGGCGAGCATGATGTTTGGTACAATGCTGGTGTTAGAAGCCATAGCTGGACCGTTAATGACGAAGCTACAAATCAAAACGTATCACAAAACGTGTTTAGTCCTCGTGCACAATTTTCTATAAAGCCAAATTGGAGTAAAGACATGTTATTTAGAGTTAGTGGTGGATTGTACTACCAACCGCCTTTTTACAGAGAACTACGTAACCAAGAAGGTGTTGTGCAGGCTGACGTAAAGGCTCAAAAATCTGTGCATTTAGTTCTGGGTAACGATTATAGTTTTAAAATGTGGGATAGACCTTTTAAATTGACTAGTGAAGCTTATTATAAAAAAATGACAGACGTCAATCCCTATACTTTAGAAAATGTTCGTATTAGATATAGCGCAACTAACAATGCGGAGGCTTACGCTTATGGTTTAGATTTGCGATTAAATGGCGAGTTTGTGCCAGGTACAGAAAGCTGGTTTAGTTTTGGATATCTTAAAACAGAAGAAAATATAAACGATAGAGGCTATATTGCAAGACCAACGGACCAACGTTTAAAATTTGCTGCTTTATTTCAAGATTACGTGCCAAATATACCAGGTATGAAGATGTATTTAAACTTGGTTTACAACACAGGTTTACCAGGTGGATCACCTAGTTATGCAGATCCATATATCTTCCAAAGTAGATTGCCTGATTATAAACGTGCTGATATTGGGTTTCAGTTTGTGTTGGTCGATAAAAACAAGCAATTTAATTCAGGCTGGAAAAAAGCATTTAAAGAATTATCTTTGGGTTTCGAAATTTTTAACGTCTTTGATGTGCAAAATTCCATTACTAACACCTGGGTTAGAGATGTCTACACTAAAGGTCAAAATGCTATTCCAAACTACTTAACACCTCGTGTTTTTAATGTAAGAACCACTATGCGCTTTTAG